In Pontimonas salivibrio, the sequence ACAAAAACTTGGGCGCTGTCGCAGGCCTCGGAGTCGGTGTGGGTGTCTTGCAGGTCGGAAACTTTGCGCTGACTGGGTTCTTGGGTTTCTTGGCTCACCGCGGCTACCACGGTTTGGCGATGCCGATGTGGGAGCGGAAAGTCCGGGTCGTATCCGACTGGCTGCTTCAGTTGTTCTGGGGTCGGGATGTGGCGAGTATTCGGGCCGTCCAAAAGCCTCGAGAGTTTTTTGAAGAATTTGCGGCGAGGCCTTCTCCCGCTGCGGAAGCGACCGCTAAGAAGCGCGCGTCCAAGGCGAAAGTGTCCGCCAACTAGACTTATTTTCGGGCCCCGGTAGCCCAATCGGCAGAGGCAGGCGACTTAAAATCGTCCCAGTCGGGGTTCGAGTCCCCGCCGGGGCACCAGCACTATTAGGGCTGGTGGATGTTCAGTTCTTCTCAGTATGCTCGAGCCCATGGACGCACTAATCATTGTGGGAATTCTGGTCGTACTGGTCGTCGCAATCGGTATCTATCTGTGGTCGACCTATAACGGACTCGTCACCCTAAACGTGCGGGTGGATGAGGCGTGGAGTGACATCACCGTCCAGTTGAAGAGGCGGGCGGACCTCATCCCCAACTTGGTCGACACCGTTAAGGGTTATGCAACGCATGAGAGTGCGGTGTTTGAAAACGTCACTAAAGCCCGAGCAGCGACTATCGGGGCTCAGTCACCCACTGAGGCGGCCCAAGCAGAGAACATGATGCAGGATGCCCTGAAAAGCATTTTTGCGGTGGCTGAGGCCTACCCACAGCTCCAGGCGAGCCAAAATTTTCTTCAACTCCAGGGCGAATTGGTCGACACTGAAGACAAGATTCAAAGCGCGAGGCGTTTTTACAACGGCGGTGTCCGGGAGCTGAACACCCGCATTCAACTATTCCCCAACAATATTTTTGCCAACAACTTGGGCTTCAGTGAGCGCGACTTCTTCGAAGTGGCAAACCCTGAAGCAATCGCCGAGTCCCCGCGTATTCAGTTCTAACCGTGTCCGGAGTTCACAACCCCCACGTCGTGGGTTACCGAAGGTAGGGCTGGCCGGTGTATCGGGCAATCGCGGCGAATAAGCGCAACACGTACATCATCATGGCCGGCTTTGTCCTCATCGTCGCTGCTCTCGGTTTTCTCGCGGCTGCCATGTTTGGTGATGGTTCGGGACTGATTTTCTGGGCGGTCCTCGCCGGAGCGCTGATTTATGTCGTCATCCAGTACTACCAAGCGGGCAAACAGGCTTTGGCGATGGCCGGCGCGCAAGAAATTCAGAAGCGCGATAATCCCAGGTTGTATCGGATTG encodes:
- a CDS encoding LemA family protein — translated: MDALIIVGILVVLVVAIGIYLWSTYNGLVTLNVRVDEAWSDITVQLKRRADLIPNLVDTVKGYATHESAVFENVTKARAATIGAQSPTEAAQAENMMQDALKSIFAVAEAYPQLQASQNFLQLQGELVDTEDKIQSARRFYNGGVRELNTRIQLFPNNIFANNLGFSERDFFEVANPEAIAESPRIQF